The Desulfohalovibrio reitneri genome contains a region encoding:
- the fdnG gene encoding formate dehydrogenase-N subunit alpha, with amino-acid sequence MSMKRRDFLKLTAAAGASAAAFGGLGLNLGPQQARAQLLNLEWAKQTTSICCYCAVGCGLIVHTSKGSSGRAVNVEGDPDHPVNEGSLCAKGASIWQLAENKNRPKGVMYRAPYSKEWEIKSWDWAIDRIARRIKKTRDESFRAKNDKGQVVNRTEGIASVGSAALDNEECWAYQTFLRSLGLVYIEHQARIUHSATVAALAESFGRGAMTNHWIDIKNSDCILIMGSNAAENHPISFKWVLQAQDKGATLIHVDPRFTRTSAKADIFAPIRSGADIAFVGGMIKYILDNNLYFQEYVAEYTNASFILNDEYGFEDGIFAGYDPETTSYDKSKWAFKTDSKGVPLQDKSLKDPNCVFQVLKRHFERYTLDNVSKSSGTSKEDLKKVYEAYASTGKKDRSGTIMYAMGWTQHTVGVQNIRAMAIVQLLLGNIGVAGGGVNALRGESNVQGSTDHCLLYHILPGYLKTPTAPLQTLDEYNKQWTPVSNDPESANWWGNYPKYSTSLIRAMWQDVSPNVGYQYLPKLESLDAREYSWLVMFDKMLEGQFKGFFAWGQNPACGGANANKNRRALAELDWMVNVNIFDNETGSFWKGPDMNPEEVKTEVFFLPCAVSIEKEGSITNSGRWMQWRYQGPKPMGEARPDGDIIYELMHKVKELYHEESGAYPDPITNLSWDIATNGVFDPHKVAKLINGYFLRDTMVKGKLYKKGQQVPSFAFLQDDGSTCSGNWLYCHSYTDAGNMAARRDRSQTKMQAETGLFPNWSWCWPVNRRILYNRASVDLKGQPWAPQKPVIKWTGEKWVGDVPDGGWAPGTRHPFIMRKHGHGQIFGPGRADGPLPEFYEPLECPVEEHPFSPQLHNPTALEFKDEAKSVCDPRYPFVCSTYRVTEHWQTGVMTRWTPWLLEAEPQMFCEMSPELAKMRGIANGDKVWVDSPRGKVWAIAMVTRRMQPFNLGGTEVHQVGVPWHYGWVTPKNGGDSANILTPSVGDPNTGIPETKAFMVNVTKA; translated from the coding sequence ATGTCCATGAAACGCAGGGACTTCCTCAAGCTCACCGCCGCGGCCGGCGCTTCCGCCGCAGCCTTCGGCGGCCTGGGCCTGAACCTGGGGCCACAACAGGCCCGCGCCCAGCTCCTCAATCTGGAGTGGGCCAAGCAGACCACGTCCATCTGCTGCTACTGCGCCGTCGGTTGCGGCCTCATCGTTCACACGTCCAAGGGCAGCTCCGGCCGGGCCGTGAACGTCGAGGGCGACCCCGACCATCCCGTCAACGAAGGCTCGCTGTGCGCCAAGGGCGCCTCCATCTGGCAGCTGGCCGAAAACAAGAACCGTCCCAAAGGCGTCATGTACCGCGCCCCCTACTCCAAGGAGTGGGAGATCAAGAGCTGGGACTGGGCGATTGACCGCATCGCCCGCCGCATCAAGAAGACCCGCGACGAGAGCTTCCGCGCCAAGAACGACAAGGGACAGGTCGTCAACCGCACCGAGGGCATCGCCTCCGTCGGCTCGGCCGCCCTGGACAACGAGGAGTGCTGGGCCTACCAGACCTTCCTCCGCAGCCTCGGCCTGGTGTACATAGAGCACCAGGCGCGTATCTGACACAGCGCCACTGTTGCGGCTCTGGCAGAGTCGTTCGGACGCGGCGCGATGACCAATCACTGGATCGACATCAAGAACAGTGATTGCATTCTCATCATGGGCAGCAACGCTGCCGAAAACCACCCCATTTCCTTCAAGTGGGTGCTTCAGGCTCAGGACAAGGGCGCCACGCTCATCCACGTGGATCCGCGCTTCACCCGCACCTCGGCCAAGGCGGACATCTTCGCCCCCATCCGGTCGGGCGCGGACATCGCCTTCGTGGGCGGGATGATCAAGTACATCCTCGACAACAACCTGTACTTCCAGGAGTACGTGGCCGAGTACACCAACGCCTCGTTCATCCTCAACGACGAGTACGGGTTCGAGGACGGCATCTTCGCCGGGTACGACCCCGAGACCACCTCCTACGACAAGTCCAAGTGGGCCTTCAAAACCGACTCCAAGGGCGTCCCCCTGCAGGACAAGTCGCTCAAGGACCCCAACTGCGTATTCCAGGTGCTCAAGCGCCACTTCGAGCGCTACACTCTGGACAACGTCTCCAAGTCCTCCGGCACGTCCAAGGAGGACCTGAAGAAGGTCTACGAGGCCTACGCCTCCACGGGCAAGAAGGACCGCTCCGGAACCATCATGTACGCCATGGGCTGGACCCAGCATACCGTGGGCGTGCAGAACATCCGCGCCATGGCCATCGTCCAGCTGCTGCTGGGCAACATCGGCGTGGCCGGCGGCGGGGTCAACGCCCTGCGCGGCGAATCCAACGTGCAGGGGTCCACGGACCATTGCCTGCTCTACCACATCCTGCCCGGCTACCTGAAAACGCCCACCGCTCCGCTGCAGACCCTGGACGAGTACAACAAGCAGTGGACCCCGGTTAGCAACGATCCCGAGAGCGCCAACTGGTGGGGCAACTACCCCAAGTACTCCACGAGCCTCATCCGGGCCATGTGGCAGGACGTCTCGCCCAACGTGGGCTACCAGTATCTGCCCAAACTGGAGAGCCTGGACGCCCGCGAGTACTCCTGGCTGGTCATGTTCGACAAGATGCTGGAAGGCCAGTTCAAGGGCTTCTTCGCCTGGGGCCAGAACCCGGCCTGCGGCGGGGCCAACGCCAACAAGAACCGGCGCGCCCTGGCCGAACTGGACTGGATGGTCAACGTCAACATCTTCGACAACGAGACCGGCTCCTTCTGGAAGGGCCCGGACATGAACCCCGAGGAAGTCAAGACCGAGGTCTTCTTCCTGCCCTGCGCCGTGTCCATCGAGAAGGAAGGCTCCATCACCAACTCCGGCCGCTGGATGCAGTGGCGCTACCAGGGACCCAAGCCCATGGGCGAGGCCCGTCCCGACGGCGACATCATCTATGAGTTGATGCACAAGGTGAAGGAGCTCTACCACGAGGAATCCGGGGCCTACCCCGATCCCATCACCAACCTGTCCTGGGACATCGCCACCAACGGCGTGTTCGACCCGCACAAGGTGGCCAAGCTGATCAACGGCTACTTCCTGCGCGACACCATGGTGAAGGGCAAGCTGTACAAGAAGGGGCAGCAGGTGCCTTCCTTCGCCTTCCTGCAGGACGACGGTTCCACCTGCTCGGGCAACTGGCTCTACTGCCACTCCTACACGGACGCGGGCAACATGGCCGCCCGGCGCGACCGCAGCCAGACCAAGATGCAGGCCGAAACCGGCCTCTTCCCCAACTGGTCCTGGTGCTGGCCCGTCAACCGGCGCATCCTCTACAACCGCGCTTCCGTGGACCTCAAGGGACAGCCCTGGGCCCCGCAGAAGCCGGTCATCAAGTGGACCGGAGAAAAGTGGGTGGGCGACGTGCCCGACGGTGGCTGGGCTCCCGGCACCAGGCATCCGTTCATCATGCGCAAGCACGGCCACGGCCAGATCTTCGGCCCCGGACGGGCCGACGGTCCGCTGCCCGAGTTCTACGAGCCGCTGGAGTGCCCGGTGGAGGAGCATCCCTTCTCCCCGCAGCTGCACAACCCCACGGCCCTGGAGTTCAAGGACGAGGCCAAGTCCGTCTGCGACCCGCGCTATCCCTTCGTCTGCTCCACTTACCGCGTCACCGAGCACTGGCAGACCGGCGTCATGACGCGCTGGACCCCGTGGCTGCTGGAGGCCGAACCGCAGATGTTCTGCGAGATGAGCCCCGAGCTGGCCAAGATGCGCGGCATCGCCAACGGCGACAAGGTCTGGGTGGACTCCCCGCGCGGCAAGGTCTGGGCCATCGCCATGGTCACGCGCCGCATGCAGCCCTTCAATCTGGGCGGCACCGAGGTGCACCAGGTCGGCGTGCCCTGGCACTACGGCTGGGTGACACCCAAGAACGGCGGCGATTCGGCCAACATCCTCACCCCGTCCGTTGGCGACCCCAACACGGGCATTCCTGAAACCAAGGCCTTCATGGTCAACGTGACCAAGGCTTAA
- a CDS encoding 4Fe-4S dicluster domain-containing protein: MTKGKTFFIDLSRCTACRGCQVACKQWHKLPADQTVNRGSHQNPEDLNFHTYKLVRFREDFINGMMKWLFFPDQCRHCIEPPCKMVADGFDEKAIIKDDATGAVIFTAHTKSIEGITDPMELCPYNIPRRNAKTGVWSKCDMCLDRVHNGKLPACVLACPTGTMNFGDRADMMEMAEARLKAVKKTRPKAFLADAKHVRAVVLCEYPSEEYYEHLTASASSRVPRKNRLAGLLRPHVTG, from the coding sequence ATGACCAAAGGCAAGACGTTCTTCATCGACCTGTCTCGGTGCACGGCCTGCCGCGGATGCCAAGTCGCCTGCAAGCAATGGCACAAACTGCCCGCGGATCAGACCGTCAACCGGGGTTCCCACCAGAACCCCGAGGACCTCAACTTCCACACCTACAAACTGGTGCGTTTCCGGGAAGACTTCATCAACGGCATGATGAAATGGCTGTTCTTCCCGGACCAGTGCCGCCACTGCATCGAGCCGCCCTGCAAAATGGTGGCGGACGGCTTCGATGAAAAAGCCATCATCAAGGACGATGCCACCGGCGCGGTGATCTTCACCGCCCATACCAAGAGCATCGAGGGCATCACCGATCCCATGGAGCTGTGCCCCTACAACATCCCCCGGCGCAACGCCAAAACCGGAGTCTGGTCCAAGTGCGACATGTGCCTCGACCGCGTGCACAACGGCAAGCTGCCCGCATGCGTCCTGGCCTGCCCCACCGGCACCATGAACTTCGGCGACCGCGCCGACATGATGGAAATGGCCGAGGCGCGGCTCAAAGCCGTCAAGAAAACGCGGCCCAAGGCCTTCCTGGCCGACGCCAAGCACGTGCGCGCCGTGGTCCTGTGCGAGTACCCCTCCGAGGAGTACTACGAGCACCTCACGGCATCCGCCTCGTCCCGCGTGCCGCGCAAAAACAGGCTGGCCGGGCTGCTCCGCCCGCACGTGACAGGCTAA